TATCTTACCGACAATGGCAGTATTATCTTTTAGAGATATCTGGTACAGATCTACAGGTGTCTGACCATCTATCCTAAAAATGGATAGTATCGGGTCTTTGACTCATGGCACCTCTGGTTTTGGTAACTTCTCTACCAGCACTTTGTCTATTCTGTTCCCATCCATGTCCACTACTTCGTAACGCAGCTCTTTTAACTCTATGTAGTCTCCAGTCTTTGGTATTCTCTGCAAAACGTACATGATCAAGCCGGCAATGGTTCTGTAATATCCTTCTTCCTCCTCAGGAAAGAAATCCACAGATAATATATCCTTTATTTTTTCAATGGATGTGTCTCCATCGATGAGCCACGATCCATCTTCTCTTACTACGACAGGTGTCTCCAATGGTTCTCCGATAGTTCGGACATCGCCCATAATCGCTTCGAGGATGTCATGCAGGGTAATGATCCCCTGGATACTTCCGTACTCATCGGTGATCAGGGCAATATGCACTCCAAGCTCCTTGAACAATTCAAGGAGTTTCAGAACAGAGATGGCTTCGGGTACAAACAGAGGGTTAGTTATATTAGTTCTTATATCAACTTCACCGGATTCCACTATTTTGGCAAGTATGTGCTTTACGGATACCATGCCTACAATATTATCCAGATCCCTTTCGTAAGCAGGAAAATAGGAACGTCCACTGGTGATCATCTTCTGTAGGTTCTCACTGACAGTATCATTCAAGTCCAGAGCAATAATATCACTACGATGGATCATCAGTGATTCTACTCTGAGATCACCTATCTGAAGCACTCCTTCTATCATGCTCAACTCTGCTTCCTCAAATACTCCTGCTTCTGTCCCCTCTTCAAGCATGATCTTGATCTCTTCCTCTGTTACAGGTGATCCAATGATCTTCTCGATCCTCATTATCCGGAGCACGGCTTCGGTGGACATGCTAAGAACAATGACCAACGGCTTTGCAACGGTTGAAAGGAAAAGCATGGTTCTTGCAACTTTAGAGACAATAACTTCTGCTTTGTTGAGTGCGATCTGTTTTGGGACAAGCTCTCCAAAGATCAAAGTGAGGTAGGTTATTACCAGTACCACAAAAGTGATGCTCATTGCATTGCTGTATGGGGCAATGGCTGGAAAATTCCCGAGGTAGGCCGCAAGGCCTTTTGCTACAGTGGCTCCGCCGAAAGCACCGGCAAGGATGCCCACAAGAGTTATCCCTATCTGAATAGTAGAAAGGAATGACGTTAATCTGCCAGAGAGTTCAAGTGCAGCTACTGCCCCTGCATCTCCTTCTTCTGCCATTTGCTTAAGGCGGGTCCTTTTAGCTGAAACAAGGGCAAATTCAGACATAGCAAAGATGCCATTGACTACGATCAAAACAATTATGATAACGATCTCAAATGTATAAGACATTTGACAAGTATATACCCGGGTTATAATTTAAAGCTAATTCATTGTTCTCCTGTTAAGCAATGTTTTGCTGCCTTTTGCAGGGCAAATTCTCATACTGCAGATATCACATATTTCATAAGGCCTGAATTGACAGGCAAAGGAGGATAATGTAAATATATGTTACAAATGCCTACAGTTCTAATGCTATACAGAGCGGCTCTTCAGCTGAACTTTTGTTTCTCTCTGCTTTTTTCAATTTTCATGAGCCTGAGAGAAAGGAAAACAGCGATGTAGATAATAGCAGCTGCAACCAGAAATGACATTGCTTTCAGCTGGGTGTACAACACTCCTCCTGCAAGGAGTCCGAGTATGCTTGCCAGGCTACTGGCGCTCATAGCAAATCCCTGCACAGAGCCTTGGTAGGTTTTTCCTGCCAGCTTGGAGAGTATGGACAGGACACAGGGCCACATTATCCCGTTACCGAGTGCGAAAAAGACAGCTGCCAGATATAAAAGGAATATATTTCCGGGAACTATCAGGATGAACTGCAGTCCCAGGATGAAACCCCCGGCTACTATCAGCACTGACTCAGCATAGCGGTTGGTAAGTTTTCCAAGGAGTGGCCCCTGAACGAATGCCATCATAGCACTGAGCACAGAAAAATAAATGCCTAGTTCGGCTGGGCTCCACTCCAGATCAGTAACAGCGAAGATGGGAAAGGCCGTATAATATATATTGAAGCCCAGAAAGATGAGAAAATAAAGTACCATCATAAATGGAATATATTCTAACTTGAAAACTTCACTCAATGTTATTTTTTTCCCGTTTTCCGCCTGATTACATTCCATGTGTTCCTGTCCTAGTAGCTTGCTGATGCTTTTAGTCTTCGGATACTCATCAATGGTGCAGTTATGTGATTCAGGAAGGAACAAGATGATTATTAAAGTGCCAGCAACTGAGATCAACAGGGCTGCAGAAACAGGGATCAGTTCTCCGTAGACAGTTGCTCCCAGAACCCCTGCAAGAGCAGGTCCGCAAACGTATCCAAGGTTAGAGGCCACCGACATCCTGCCATAGTTCTTGTTTCTCTCCTCTTCGCTTGTCAGGTCTGCAAGATATGCGTTCGCAACTGATACGTTTCCCCCTGTAATACCATCAAGTGCCCTGGCAAAGAAAAGTGCAAGTAAAGGAAGTGTGATAGTGAAGGCTCCGAGAATATCAGATTCCACTTTTTTAAAAGTGATCACTGGGAGGAATAGGGCAATTAAAAAAATAACCCATGCAATGAGGGTGCCGATCTGGCTTAAAAGCAGTATTCTCCTTCTTCCGTAAAGATCAGACCACCTTCCCAAGATGGGAGCTCCTATCAGTTGAAATGCGGGGTAGGTGGAGCCTAGCAGGCCATAGATTAGTGCATTTCCCCCATAATCTGTAACCAGAAATACAAGAAAAGTTAGGATGATCCCAAATCCCAGGGTCCCTATGAATGTAACAGTATACAAAGGAAAAAGCTCCTTTCCATCTTTCCGGGGATTTTCAGAAGCCAGTGTCATCCATGGAATAGTATGTTCATCATAGTTCTAAAAATAATCCCCCAGGGTAAACCGACATTAAGTTCACAGCAAGAAATTAATAACCAGAGGACAGATAGGACACGTATCTTCTATATATGGGGTTCAAATGTGAAAGTGGTCATCATGGGGTGACTTATGGGAAGCGGCAAGACGACAACTACCCTTAAGCTGTCAAAGAGGTTCAGCGATGTCGGGCAAAGGATTGGTGTGATTGTACAGGAAACCGGCGATGTGGATTATGAAGAAGGTACTCTGCATGAAATGGGAATTAAGAAGAAATACATTGAAAATGTGTGTATTCTATGTTCCCTTGAAACGGACATCATCAACAACATACAGGCTTTGCAAGAAGAGTTCAGGCCTGACCTGGTGTTCATCGAGACAGAAGAAGCCGTACTGCCTGTCAGGATAAAGGCCGATCTGCAGCGAATGCCACTGAAAAACTTGCAAATGGCTCCTATGATCACCATAGTCGATGCTAAATATTTTCCATTGGAAGCTGCAATGTTGTTAAGATATGCGCGGATACAGGTCGAAGAGACCGATATTATCTGTCCGAACAAAGTGGATATGGCAGATAGCGAGCGCACTTCGCGATTAAAGAATATGTTCAAAGATATAAATTCAAAGGCTTCTATACTTGATATGAATGCAAAGGAAGGCACAGGGATCTCTGAATTGATCTATTCTCTTGGATTAAACTAATACCTGAAGATGTGATATAAGATGATAATTGTTGTACATACTACCACAGCGAACATGGATGAAGCTAAAAGTATCGCTAATGCTCTCGTTGAAAAAGGGTTTGCTGCATGTGTCAGCATGCATCCTGTAACTTCTGTCTATAAATGGAAAGGCAATATTGAAGAAGAGGGAGAGATCGAACTCTCCATCAAAACAACTTCTGAAATGCTGGAAAGTGTGAAAAAGGCTATAATCTATATGCATAGTTACGAACTCCCTGCACTTATATGGTGGCCGGTGGATGGAGATGAAAAATATACAGAGTGGATCGTCGATTGTGTTAAACCAGAGTAAACTACCGCTTGTATCGTTCATTGCAGCATGTTCCTTGTAACTGCATAGTATGTTCAAATAACTTTGAGGTCTGTAAGCCTGTCCGGCAGATATCTGTCGGTGACGAAATCCAGGCCCTTGCCGGCAAATGCCTGCTGTTCGGCCTTTTTATTGATCTCAAGCTGCAGATTGATCTGTTCTTTCCAGTAGTCTGTAGCAAAACGCGGGTCGCTGAGTTCGCTTCTAAGGGCACCTACATCTTTTTCCGTAAGTTTATCGGTGGATAGTTCGTATTCCACAATGTCTGAGGGTTGAACTCCTATGAACATAGCTCCTGGTGTTGCCATGTGTTCGGAAAGATGTGCGCTTTTAATAGCTCCATATGCTACCGATGCGAAAATGCGGTATGACCACGGATCACCATCAGTAAACACTACCACAGGCAGAGACAATTCTTCGTTCATGCGTTTGATGATGCGTCGGGTGGACCTCGCAGGCTGGCCTTTAAGATGTACAAGTATCGCATTGTATTTCTCATCGAAACCATTCTCTATGAGTCTGGCGTACATACCACCGGTTTCGATGGCTATTATGAAATCCGCATCATGGTCAAGGAACTCTATGTTCTCCACATTGAAAGGTATCTGATACCCACTTTCTCCGATATCTTCCTGACAATGGATCGTTCTGTCTCCTCTTTTAGTATCTTCCCGAATCCTGATGGGCCCGAACATGGTAGCCCCATCCTCTTCGGGCCGCATGTGGAAATATTCCCTCTGTAATCCGGTAATGATCTCCAGGTCTTCTATGAGCCGGTCACTTTCAGGCTGCTCCCTGAACTTGGCAATATCCCAATTTTCAGAGATGTAATATAATTCTCTTAATGTGGACCCACGGTTCTGAGAGAGATGGTTCTTGATCAGAAAATCAACAGTATGTACAGATTTTAGCAACTGGAAAGCTCCCTTTACAGTCTTTGCGCTGCGTTCGCTTTCGCGGTCACCATAAACCCAAACCTCTGATTCATCGTTGTACTCTATATTTTTCTTGGTTCTGGTCGGCAGGCTCACAGATGGCACTTCACCATCCAGGAACTGCTTATATATTGCATCTGTCAGACCGTAAAGACGATTTCTCGCAAGCTCATCATGTTCCTTTTTCTGTTGTGATATTTCCTTTGCCATTCAAACCAATCCCTTAATGGCTTTTGCCCCTGTTACACGTTCTTCATCAAGACCTTCCACGATCACTTCAGGGAATTTTGAAGCTTCTGCATCAGATAATGTGTCCACAATATAACTTATCGCCTTTGAAGAACCAGTGGGAAGTGACATCTTCCATACATAATCAAAATCATTGCCCATGGATATAGTCTTAGGTTCCGGGATAGTTTCTCTTATTTTGAAGGGAACCATCTCATGCACAATACAGTCCACAGTTTTACTTGAAAAGTTTCGCAAAAGTATAGAAACTCTTGCACTGTCATCGGAGTTGCGTTTTATCTTTCTATTCACAAGCAAGTTTCCCATGATCCTTGCGACAACAGGATTAATATCGGGTACATCTTTATCCAGTGTTTCCGCAAGCTTTTTTGCCATCTTAGGCAGCACCTTGGTGATAATTATCTCTTTCTCTCTGCGTTTTTTCAGGTTTTCCTGGCGGTTCATGTACATGTTTAGCTTACGTCCGACTTCCTTTACCGCCAGTTCGATCTCTGATTTTATTTCAGGAATATCGGCTATAGCATCCTTTGATTCAGAGGTGAACGGTACGTTTGTTGATGCAACATGGACCAGTATGGCAACAGGACCTGTGGGCAGTCCCCCACCGGGCTGGTTGAGTCCGTATTGTTTCCATTTTATAGATTCTATAGCATGTGTGGTCACACATCCGCCTTGCTGGTACAGTAAAGGCACTCTGTTAGCAAAACGCATGATATCGACACGGTCTTCTTTCTGCAGGTTCCCTCCGTAGGCAAGCCCCACCTCTACTAAAAATGGATTTCCTGAATACACTGATGGTGTCCTGCTGGTAGTTGCAATGAAGTCCACATTGAACTCTTTTTCCAGACCTTTGTAGATCAGTTGCTCTCCTATGGGAGAGAGACAGTCTGTGGGAGGAGCCATTATCTTCACTTTGCCAAAGGCATCCAGGAGTTTTCTTGCCTGGTCCCTGTTCATTTCATGAGGGTTCATCTCCCCATCCAGGCCTGAAGCCTTGCAGATCTCTTCTGCCGTTAGGTGACCTATCTTTGAAAAGGAATAGCGCAGAAAAGGTGTAAGTTTTTGCCTTTCAGTATACCGGAGCATCTTCATGAGTGTTCCCAGTTCTATTCCATGAGGATGAGGAAGTATTTCCTTTGCAGCGAGCGGTATCTTATCGGTCGCTCTTTCGAAGAGGGTCTCGTTTTTGTCAGGTTCTATAAGTTTTATGCGCGCGTGAGGATTTACTATGGCTGTTGCCCTTAGATATTCGGTAACTGATTGACGTCTACCTTTCACATAAGAAGCTTCCATTTCCAGCTCTATACGAGTTCCGTGATGGCGGTCCCAGTCAATTATTTCCTCTTTCAGTATCTCTGGTTCATTGGTACTGGTGTTGATCATCAGTTCATAGTAATGTGCAGATTTTCCCTGTCCAATCTTTGAAATGATCCTGGTTGGATGACCGGAGGTCAGCTGAGAGTATAGAACAGATGCGGATATGCCTATACCCTGTTGTCCTCTGCTTTGTTTCAGAGCATGGAAACGTGACCCATAGAGCAGTTTTGCAAATACATTTGGTATTTGTGCTTTAACTATGCCAGGCCCATTGTCCTCAACCATGATCACCAGGCTGTCTTTATCCGATCTTTCTATCTGTACCAGGATATCCGGCAGGATCTCAGCTTCCTCGCAGGCGTCCAAAGAGTTATCCACGGCTTCCTTTATAGTGGTAATAAGGCTACGGGGAGCTGAGTCGAATCCAAGGATCTGCCTGTTCTTTTCAAAAAACTCAGCTACGCTTATCGATTTCTGATTTTTTGCAAGTTCTTCTGCAATTGGAATTTCCATGTACTATCATCCTTAGTAAAGCATGTCAGCTAAAGCTATACCTTATATAAAAAACACATTATATATATAATGCGCCTTATTCATTTGAGTTCGGCGCCAACTATGGTCTGTGTAGCTGTTACAAATTCGTTCTCTCTTATGTCATCGACAATGTTGTTCAATCTGCTGAGGTCTCCGACATTCATGATCACGACAAAGTCATATTCTCCAAAAACATGATATATGTCCTTGATCCCCTCTATTTTCTGTAATTCCGTGTAAGCTGCCCTCTCTTTACCGGGAAGCACATTTACCATCGTGACTCCAATTACCATTATTTCACCACATTTTAGACGAATGCAATCTATTTATTATTATATGCTTCTTTCATTTATCCTATTCTTCTATGTCCCGATCTCTTAAAAAAAGCTTTTAAAATCATTAAAATATTTATATAGTAAGTTTTATATATATTTAACACCAATTGTACCTAAATGAGCGGGTAACAATCTTTTTATAACAACCCCCACTCCCCAACCCGCTCATTCTCCACTTTTACTGCTTTTGGTCTTATTCTCATCTGCTTCTGTAGAAATAATCATTAATAAGCAGCATTAACAAAACCACAAATAACAGCGAGTTCAGTAATGATCGCCACACATCATTTTAATTCTATGTGCATTTTGAAACACCTCATCATTATGATTTTAATAAGAAAATATATATACAATTAATAACTATCTGTATTTGAGCGGGTTCCTCTTCTTTCTTACAATAACCCCCACACTTCCCAACCCGCTCATACTCCACTTTATGATCTAATGAAGAATTTATAGTTAAACACTCATGGTTTGTAACTTATGAATACTAAAATCACATTCAAGAGATCGTGCAATCAATACCATAAGTTTCAAACAAATGGTTTTCAACTATAAAATAATCACAGGATAAATCCGTGTAGTATTAAAAAAGATTGTGGTGCTTTAAAAAAATTAAAAATCAAACAATGTCTTCTGAGTTTTTTTGATAATATTATCTATATTTTCTTTTTTCTTAACAAGTTCAGTATTCTGTTTATTTTCTTCAGGAGGCTCTATTTTATTTGTTAATATATTAGACAGATTTGTTTGTTTCTTATCATCGTTCAAAATTGGTTTTTCCGGCATCCTGAAAAAAGGCACTTCATCTTGTCTCTTATCCTTCCTTAGTTCCTGAGCATCATCGTATACTTTTTGCAGCTTTTTAGTAACTTTCGATGCACCTGTCATGAAGGCCAGTTCATCCAGATCCAGTCCCAGTTCAGCTACAACTGCCGGAGCATACTCAGGGTCTTCAAGCAATATACTGTATATACCAGCGATTTCAGTACTTGAGTAACGCATTGATTCATGACAGTGACCAGCTATCTTTATTGCAATATTGTTGCGCATGTTTTTTCTGGCCTTCAGCTGTCCCATGCGGCGCCACAATGAAGGTGGACTGAACTTCACAAAACCACGTTTAGGTTGAGATTTTGATACGACCGTTCCACAGGTCATAAGTACGCTTGCATAACGCCACATCAGGTAATTCTGTCTTTTTTGCACCCTTCCAAGGAACAGATCCGCACGCGAGATATACTCATATCCGTTCTTTATAGAGTCTGTGACCTTTCCTTCTTCCTTGCCAGCATATTGGACAGGCAGGTTCTCATCTATCCAGTGGATAAGGTCTTCAGGGCTTTCATCAAGACCGTATGTTGTCTCGAGTGCTGTTTTCGCATCGGTTCCCTTAAATATTCTTTCCATTACCTTGAATATGGATTCTTTGTTATCCCTTTCCGCAGTGGCAATGTCTTCTATGTTTATCTCATTCCTGCCCACGGCAACTGCCTGTAGGTCATTGATGGCACTGCGCATATCTCCATCTGCATTTTCTGCTATCTTCTCTATGATGCCTACACCACACATCAGCCCTTCTTTCTGAGCTACCTGTTTGAGGGCCGGTATCATCGAACGTGTCTGAAGTGCATTGAATTTGATCTCCAGAAGATTTGATCTGACGGAAGAGGGAATGCCATAGGCATCGTTAGCTATCAGCACTATAGGCTGACCTGTGGCAAGGATTATGTTTCCTATGGCCTTTGGACCACCACGGTCGCTTGTTCCGTGCATGTTATCGGCTTCATCCAGCACTATAAGTCTTTTGGAAGACATACCTCCCAGTGTACTCATTCTGGAAGCTGAACCTGCGATCCTTTCTATCACATCAGCTGTGCGCTGATCACTGGCATTGAGTTCTATTACTTCCCATTCCATATCCTGTGCCAGAGCATGGGCAGTCGATGTCTTACCAACACCTGCCGGGCCGTGGAGTAACACTGCCTTTTGTTCAGGTGTTCCGTCCAGCCACTGCTCAGCCCATGATCTCAGTTGTCTGATAGCAGTCGGATTTCCCAGCACGTCAGCAAGGCTCTTTGGCCTGTATTTCTCAGCCCATTCTTTTGGTGTGGTCATTACATCATATCCAATAGAGGGAAACTAATTAATGTTTTCATCCCTTTGTTGGTTTTGCTTGATATTAATAATTGTAGGTACATGACATGTCGTTCCTGAACACGCCTGACCTTGTGGATATTATTCGGAAAAAAGCTATTCAGAACCGTGCAAAAGTAGCCATAGGCATCAGAGATCCTACCAAGAAGATCATCTCAAGTGCAGAGGAAGCAAATGATAAGGGGTTTGCACAAGTTATATTGGTTGGTGATCAGCAGGAGATTTTGTCTTTAGGTACTTCTCTTGAGGTAGTGGGAACCGCTGAACCGGAAAAAGTGATGGTGGACCTTTTGGCATCCGGTCATGTGGATGCTGCTGTAAGGGGTACAGCCCGGGCTTCTGAAACACTCTCCTATCTTAAAAAGACCCTCGGGATGGAAAAACTCCATCGTGTGGCTTTGCTTACAACAGCAGATGGTACTCCTTTTTTTATTGCTCCGGTAGGTATAGATGAAGGTGAGGACCTTGCTGACAAGATGGAGTTCGCAAGGTTGGGGTCAGAGCACATCCGGCGGTTTGGCATAGAACCTGTACTAGGAGTTCTTTCAGGAGGCAGAATGGGCGATCTTGGACGTAACGCAAGGGTCGACCAAACTCTTGCAGACGGGGAATTCATAGTCAACCGCCTGAATGAAATGGGTATTAAAGCAAAGCATTATACTATACTTATCGAAGACGCCATCAAAGAGGCTAATTTCATACTTGCTCCGGATGGTATCTCGGGCAATCTTATATTCCGCACACTTGTCTTTCTTGGATGTGGCGATGGCATGGGAGCCCCGGTACTGATGGATGAGTACGTTTTTGTTGATACTTCGAGGGTAGGTGGGCATTACGCCAAAGCCATCATGGTCGCTGGTGCGCTTTCCAATATGAAAAAAGTCAGAGGATGAAACAATGAAAGCAGTGTTAATAAAAGCCGATACAATCTCTTCCGCATGGTCGAAGCTGATCTATGAGATCTACAATAATGGGGAAGATCACAAACCGGATTACAGTACGGGAACTCGCAGACTGCATGCTACAGTTGTCATTAATGATGTTAATACTGATCAAGTAAACTCCTTTGTTCCCTTTGGGGAAAATCTCATTAAGAAATATAAGGAGGAGCTTACCGAGGAATATGCCGATTGGTATGTATCACTTCCCGACGACGATCGCAGGAAGTTCGATTACTGCTATGCAAAACAACTTTTCCGTTATGGTGAAACAGCTTATAATACTCTTTCAGAGAATGTGAAGAACCTCCGGGTCGGCTCAAGAAGACATGTTGGTGTACTGTGGGAAAACGAAGTTCACATCCCCAAGTTCGAGGACCAGCCCTGCTGGATAGCTTACAAGCTGGAATTGCTGAATGAAACTGATGTCAGGTTATATATCCTGTATCGTTCATGGGATGCTTTCGGTGGTTTCCCTGCTAATCTGCCAGCTATTGTGGAAGGTTTCAAGAAAGTTTTCAGGGAAAATGACATGCCTTACAGGATAGAGTCATTGATGGCCACTGGCTGGGACACTCATATCTATGAGGCTGATCTGCAGGCCGTGGAACATATATTCAAAACAGCGGAGCTTTGTCCCAGGTGTGGTAACATAGCTGCAAAACATGCTTTCATATCCACGACAAAAGGCAGGGTATGTTTGCGGTGCAAATCGCAGATGTGAAAAGGTCCAGGTACTTTTTAATAACTATTTTAATTCTTGTCTGGATAGTTTCGGATCTCTGGATCCTTCTCTTTCGCTTTTTAAACCCAAAATATATATCTACTAATATTAAGTACACATATATAATATTAAAAACATATCAGAGGCGGTGTGATGAAAAGATTAACTATCAGCATGTCTGATGCTCTTTTTGATAAGCTGAACCAGGTAGAAAATAAGAGTTTATTTATAAGAAAACTCATTGAGGGTGAGCTACGTAAAGGGCTAACTTCTTCTTTTTATTCAGACATTACTTACGAGGGCCTGGAAGTCGACATAGAGGATTTGCATAATGACATACAATTACTTTCTTCCAGATTGGCCTCAATTGAAAACCAAATTGCTGATGTAAAGACAACTCGCTTCCTCCCAAAAGATAAGTTTGAGTCGGATCAGGTTGCCAGTTATCAAATTTCTTCTCTGCCCTCCTTAGAACACGGATTTGAAACACCTATTATTCAAACCACCACTGCGGATAATAACACAATAGCCAATGAGCTTAATGAAGCTGTAGGTAAGGATCAGGGCTCTGTTTCCGCTAATATCTCAGATGTTCAGGTCAACCTGTATACACACGATAGTGACAAAGTCCTGCCTGTCCATAGTGATGAAATGCACAATATACCATTCAGTAGTGTTGTGAATGTTGGGTTACACGAAGAATCCGTTTGTCCTGCAACAGAAACAAATGAAACACCTGTGAATTCCATTATGATAACTTCCGGCGTGGCTGATCAACCTCAAGAGCCTCTCTCAGCTCAAGTAGGCAGTCCTTCTACTCCTTCCTTTATTATGCCTGAGCTCTCGGATGGTGCAGGGCATTCAAATGCATCTCCCTCTGAGATGCCTCCTACCATGTCTCATGCTATGTCTATTCGTCCTTCGGAAAATGATATACACATACTTCCATTTGCTGCAGCAGGTCCGTCAGCCTCAGGGATACAAATGCAGCCCGTACCTCTCTTTGGATCGGGTGCCGCCCAAAAGCCTGTCCAGAATAATGATGGTTTCAACTTTAACACAGTTCATATATCTGTAAATGACCGGCTACAAGGGAACATCCTTATGTACCTGCCTCATGGTGCAAGGATCAAAAGGTCTATCATCAAAGGCCTTGTGTCAAGAAAGTTCAGTGCAGAAGAGATCGATGCAGAGATAGATCTTATGATTTCGGATCACTCATTGCTTGCAGAAGTAGAAGATGGGCTGGAATATCTGATGAGATCTTGATGCATCCGGATCAGATGCACTTTATTCAATGAGTTGTGTCAGAAAGTGAGTGCCCAGAGCCAGCGCATTGAAAGCATGTCTTTCTATCATGGTTAAAGCACCGTACACATACATTTTTTCCACATAAGGAACAAGTGTACATTTTTCCGGCCATGCCGCATATGTTGCAGATACCTGTGATTTCCATTGTTTACCTCCAAAAGTTCTTAACAGATCTTTGTGATTAACATTATATGAAAAAATACTATTGTGCAGGTTTTTTCTGCACTCATTCGAAGATAGCACCTTTGCTTGCAGAACTGACATATTTCCTATATCTTGCAAGATAGCCAGTTATCTTCTTCTCCGGGGGTTTGAACGTCTCTTTTCTTTTTGCCAGCTCTTCATCAGAGACTTTCAGGTTGAGTTTGCGCGCCGGGATATCTATCTCAATGATATCCCCATCCTGCACCAGAGCAATGGGGCCACCTTCCTGGGCTTCAGGAGATACATGGCCTATACATGGGCCACGGGTGCCGCCAGAGAATCTGCCATCAGTGATAAGAGCTACTGATTCTATTAATCCCATTCCTGCGATAGCTGATGTTGGTGAGAGCATTTCTCTCATTCCAGGCCCACCTTTTGGTCCCTCATAGCGGATAACAACCACATCGCCAGCAATTATTTTTCCAGACATGATCGCAGACATGGCTGCTTCTTCACTGTCAAAGACTTTTGCAGGGCCGCTGTGCTTAAGCATCTTTGGACTGACTGCAGCCTGTTTGATTACAGA
This DNA window, taken from Methanomethylovorans hollandica DSM 15978, encodes the following:
- a CDS encoding replication factor C large subunit — its product is MTTPKEWAEKYRPKSLADVLGNPTAIRQLRSWAEQWLDGTPEQKAVLLHGPAGVGKTSTAHALAQDMEWEVIELNASDQRTADVIERIAGSASRMSTLGGMSSKRLIVLDEADNMHGTSDRGGPKAIGNIILATGQPIVLIANDAYGIPSSVRSNLLEIKFNALQTRSMIPALKQVAQKEGLMCGVGIIEKIAENADGDMRSAINDLQAVAVGRNEINIEDIATAERDNKESIFKVMERIFKGTDAKTALETTYGLDESPEDLIHWIDENLPVQYAGKEEGKVTDSIKNGYEYISRADLFLGRVQKRQNYLMWRYASVLMTCGTVVSKSQPKRGFVKFSPPSLWRRMGQLKARKNMRNNIAIKIAGHCHESMRYSSTEIAGIYSILLEDPEYAPAVVAELGLDLDELAFMTGASKVTKKLQKVYDDAQELRKDKRQDEVPFFRMPEKPILNDDKKQTNLSNILTNKIEPPEENKQNTELVKKKENIDNIIKKTQKTLFDF
- the mtxX gene encoding methanogenesis marker protein Mmp4/MtxX, with the translated sequence MSFLNTPDLVDIIRKKAIQNRAKVAIGIRDPTKKIISSAEEANDKGFAQVILVGDQQEILSLGTSLEVVGTAEPEKVMVDLLASGHVDAAVRGTARASETLSYLKKTLGMEKLHRVALLTTADGTPFFIAPVGIDEGEDLADKMEFARLGSEHIRRFGIEPVLGVLSGGRMGDLGRNARVDQTLADGEFIVNRLNEMGIKAKHYTILIEDAIKEANFILAPDGISGNLIFRTLVFLGCGDGMGAPVLMDEYVFVDTSRVGGHYAKAIMVAGALSNMKKVRG
- a CDS encoding thymidylate synthase; translated protein: MKAVLIKADTISSAWSKLIYEIYNNGEDHKPDYSTGTRRLHATVVINDVNTDQVNSFVPFGENLIKKYKEELTEEYADWYVSLPDDDRRKFDYCYAKQLFRYGETAYNTLSENVKNLRVGSRRHVGVLWENEVHIPKFEDQPCWIAYKLELLNETDVRLYILYRSWDAFGGFPANLPAIVEGFKKVFRENDMPYRIESLMATGWDTHIYEADLQAVEHIFKTAELCPRCGNIAAKHAFISTTKGRVCLRCKSQM